In the genome of Lacerta agilis isolate rLacAgi1 chromosome 2, rLacAgi1.pri, whole genome shotgun sequence, one region contains:
- the LOC117042726 gene encoding zinc finger protein 91-like isoform X3, translating to MPENNENMASVAGDGKDNEIYEEPPLDSLKTIKHEVGGNTFGNQRTSKRQDRKRSRNWRKKYSASPCSDHPQLPPDTERVKKCPVCGKMFKDKSTLNNHRRTHTGEKPYKCMQCGKGFSVSGNLTIHQRTHTGEKPFKCMECGKSFSVSCNLTKHQRTHTGEKPYKCTECGKCFSDSGSLTSHERIHRGEKPYKCMECGKGFCVSNSLIAHQIIHTGEKPYKCMECGKCFSQCANLNTHQRTHTGEKPYKCRECGKCFTQSVNLKTHERTHTGDKPYKCLLCGKCFHGSGSLTKHKKMHTMEKPYKCMECGKGFSVSGSLTLHQRIHTGEKPYKCMECGKCFSQSANLKTHQTTHTGEKPYKCVECGKSFINSEKLSSHQRTHTGEKPFKCMECGKCFSQSAHVNTHQRTHTGEKPYKCLMCGKCFHDSGNLTKHQRTHTGEKPYKCMICGKSFSVSSTLTSHQRTHTGEKPYKCLVCMECGKSFSVSSSLATHQRTHTGEKPYTCLECGKSFIDSGSLCAHARTHTGEKPYKCLECGKCFSVSGSLASHQRTHTGEKPYTCLECGKSFSVSGSLASHQRIHTGEKPYKCMECGKSFTVSSSLTLHLRTHTGEKPYVCMECGKSFNKSGNLNTHRQTHMGEKPYKCLECGKTFSQHQHLTAHARTHTGEKPYKCLECGMSFSDSGSLTAHKRTHTGEKPYKCSVCEKTFSQCGNLTAHQRTHTGEKPYQCMECGKSFSVSGSLSAHQRTHTGEQPYKCVECGKSFSVSSSLTLHQRTHTGEKPYQCKECGKRFSKSRNLKTHQKTHTMKKPA from the exons CAGGTGATGGGAAGGATAATGAGATTTATGAGGAGCCACCTTTGGATTCGTTGAAAACAATCAAGCATGaagtggggggaaatacatttGGAAATCAAAGGACATCAAAAAGGCAGGACAGAAAGCGGTCAAGGAATTGGAGGAAGAAATACTCTGCTTCTCCATGTTCAGACCACCCTCAACTTCCACCAGATACTGAAAGAGTGAAAAAGTGTCCAGTGTGCGGGAAAATGTTCAAAGACAAATCAACACTAAATAATCATCgcagaacccacacaggggagaaaccctataaatgcatgcaatgtggaaagggcttcagtgtGAGTGGTAACCTTACTATccatcaaagaacccacacaggagagaaaccatttaaatgtatggaatgtggaaagagcttcagtgtcaGCTGTAACCTTACTAaacatcaaagaacccacacaggggagaagccatataaatgtacggagtgtggaaagtgctttagTGATAGTGGAAGTCTCACTTCACATGAAAGGATTCACAGAGGGGAAAAACCttataaatgtatggaatgtggaaaaggCTTCTGTGTGAGCAATAGCCTTATTGCACATCAAATaatccacactggggagaaaccatataaatgtatggagtgtggaaagtgcttcagccaatgtgcaaacctaaatacacatcagagaacccacacaggcgagaaaccatataaatgtagggagtgtggaaagtgcttcaccCAGAGCGTAAATCTAAAAACACATgaaagaactcacacaggagacaaaCCATATAAATGCTTACTGTGTGGAAAGTGCTTCCATGGCAGTGGAAGCCTTACTAAACATAAAAAAATGCACACTATGGAGAAACCgtataaatgcatggaatgtggaaaaggCTTCAGTGTGAGTGGTAGCCTTACTCtacatcaaagaatccacactggggagaaaccatataaatgtatggagtgtggaaagtgcttcagccaAAGTGCAAACcttaaaacacatcaaacaacccatacaggagagaaaccttataaatgtgtggagtgtggaaagagcttcattaatAGCGAAAAGCTTAGttcacatcaaagaactcacacaggggagaagccatttaaatgcatggagtgtggaaaatgtTTTAGCCAGAGTGCACACGTTAAtacacatcaaagaactcacacaggggagaaaccatataaatgcttaATGTGTGGGAAATGCTTCCATGATAGTGGAAACCTTACTAaacatcaaagaacccacacaggggagaaaccttataaatgcatgatatgtggaaagagctttagtgtGAGCAGCACCCTTACTTCACATCagagaactcacacaggagagaaaccatataaatgcttagt atgcatggaatgtggaaaaagcttcagcgTGAGCAGTAGTCTTGCTAcacatcaaagaacccacacaggCGAGAAACCATATACATGCCTGGAGTGTGGGAAAAGTTTCATTGACAGTGGAAGTCTTTGTGCACATGCAAgaacccacacaggagagaaaccatataaatgcttggaatgtgggaaatgCTTCAGTGTAAGTGGAAGTCTGGCTTCACATCAAAGGacccatacaggggagaaaccatatacatgcctggaatgtgggaaaagcttcagtgtGAGCGGTAGCCTTGcttcacatcaaagaattcacaccggggagaagccatataaatgcatggagtgtggaaagagcttcactgtaAGCAGTAGCCTTACTTTACATTTAaggacccacacaggggagaaaccatatgtatgtatggagtgtgggaaaagctttaaCAAAAGTGGAAACCTGAATACACACCGACAAACTCATATGGGCGAAAAGCcatataaatgcttggaatgtggaaagaccttcagtcaACATCAGCACCTCACTGCACATgcaagaacccacacaggggaaaaaccatataaatgtttggagtgtggaatgagcttcagtGATAGTGGAAGTCTTACTGCTCACAAAAgaacccacacaggagagaaaccatataaatgctcgGTATGCGAAAAGACTTTCAGTCAGTGCGGAAACCTTACCGCacatcagagaacccacacaggagagaagccatatcaatgtatggaatgtgggaaAAGTTTCAGTGTGAGTGGAAGCCTTTCTgcacatcaaagaacccacacaggaGAGCAACCATAtaaatgtgtggagtgtggaaagagcttcagcgtGAGCAGTAGTCTTActttacatcaaagaactcacacaggcgagaaaccctatcaatgcaaGGAGTGTGGGAAGAGGTTTAGCAAAAGCAGAAACCTTAAAACACATCAGAAAACCCACACAATGAAGAAACCTGCCTGA
- the LOC117042726 gene encoding zinc finger protein 501-like isoform X1, which translates to MPENNENMASVAGDGKDNEIYEEPPLDSLKTIKHEVGGNTFGNQRTSKRQDRKRSRNWRKKYSASPCSDHPQLPPDTERVKKCPVCGKMFKDKSTLNNHRRTHTGEKPYKCMQCGKGFSVSGNLTIHQRTHTGEKPFKCMECGKSFSVSCNLTKHQRTHTGEKPYKCTECGKCFSDSGSLTSHERIHRGEKPYKCMECGKGFCVSNSLIAHQIIHTGEKPYKCMECGKCFSQCANLNTHQRTHTGEKPYKCRECGKCFTQSVNLKTHERTHTGDKPYKCLLCGKCFHGSGSLTKHKKMHTMEKPYKCMECGKGFSVSGSLTLHQRIHTGEKPYKCMECGKCFSQSANLKTHQTTHTGEKPYKCVECGKSFINSEKLSSHQRTHTGEKPFKCMECGKCFSQSAHVNTHQRTHTGEKPYKCLMCGKCFHDSGNLTKHQRTHTGEKPYKCMICGKSFSVSSTLTSHQRTHTGEKPYKCLVCGKSFSQSGSVTTHQRTHTKKQLYKCMEFGPSFNLD; encoded by the coding sequence CAGGTGATGGGAAGGATAATGAGATTTATGAGGAGCCACCTTTGGATTCGTTGAAAACAATCAAGCATGaagtggggggaaatacatttGGAAATCAAAGGACATCAAAAAGGCAGGACAGAAAGCGGTCAAGGAATTGGAGGAAGAAATACTCTGCTTCTCCATGTTCAGACCACCCTCAACTTCCACCAGATACTGAAAGAGTGAAAAAGTGTCCAGTGTGCGGGAAAATGTTCAAAGACAAATCAACACTAAATAATCATCgcagaacccacacaggggagaaaccctataaatgcatgcaatgtggaaagggcttcagtgtGAGTGGTAACCTTACTATccatcaaagaacccacacaggagagaaaccatttaaatgtatggaatgtggaaagagcttcagtgtcaGCTGTAACCTTACTAaacatcaaagaacccacacaggggagaagccatataaatgtacggagtgtggaaagtgctttagTGATAGTGGAAGTCTCACTTCACATGAAAGGATTCACAGAGGGGAAAAACCttataaatgtatggaatgtggaaaaggCTTCTGTGTGAGCAATAGCCTTATTGCACATCAAATaatccacactggggagaaaccatataaatgtatggagtgtggaaagtgcttcagccaatgtgcaaacctaaatacacatcagagaacccacacaggcgagaaaccatataaatgtagggagtgtggaaagtgcttcaccCAGAGCGTAAATCTAAAAACACATgaaagaactcacacaggagacaaaCCATATAAATGCTTACTGTGTGGAAAGTGCTTCCATGGCAGTGGAAGCCTTACTAAACATAAAAAAATGCACACTATGGAGAAACCgtataaatgcatggaatgtggaaaaggCTTCAGTGTGAGTGGTAGCCTTACTCtacatcaaagaatccacactggggagaaaccatataaatgtatggagtgtggaaagtgcttcagccaAAGTGCAAACcttaaaacacatcaaacaacccatacaggagagaaaccttataaatgtgtggagtgtggaaagagcttcattaatAGCGAAAAGCTTAGttcacatcaaagaactcacacaggggagaagccatttaaatgcatggagtgtggaaaatgtTTTAGCCAGAGTGCACACGTTAAtacacatcaaagaactcacacaggggagaaaccatataaatgcttaATGTGTGGGAAATGCTTCCATGATAGTGGAAACCTTACTAaacatcaaagaacccacacaggggagaaaccttataaatgcatgatatgtggaaagagctttagtgtGAGCAGCACCCTTACTTCACATCagagaactcacacaggagagaaaccatataaatgcttagtgtgtgggaaaagcttcagtcagagtggaagtGTTACTACccatcaaagaacccacacaaAGAAACAACTATATAAATGCATGGAGTTTGGACCAAGCTTCAATCTTGATTGA
- the LOC117042726 gene encoding zinc finger protein 501-like isoform X2, with the protein MPENNENMASVGDGKDNEIYEEPPLDSLKTIKHEVGGNTFGNQRTSKRQDRKRSRNWRKKYSASPCSDHPQLPPDTERVKKCPVCGKMFKDKSTLNNHRRTHTGEKPYKCMQCGKGFSVSGNLTIHQRTHTGEKPFKCMECGKSFSVSCNLTKHQRTHTGEKPYKCTECGKCFSDSGSLTSHERIHRGEKPYKCMECGKGFCVSNSLIAHQIIHTGEKPYKCMECGKCFSQCANLNTHQRTHTGEKPYKCRECGKCFTQSVNLKTHERTHTGDKPYKCLLCGKCFHGSGSLTKHKKMHTMEKPYKCMECGKGFSVSGSLTLHQRIHTGEKPYKCMECGKCFSQSANLKTHQTTHTGEKPYKCVECGKSFINSEKLSSHQRTHTGEKPFKCMECGKCFSQSAHVNTHQRTHTGEKPYKCLMCGKCFHDSGNLTKHQRTHTGEKPYKCMICGKSFSVSSTLTSHQRTHTGEKPYKCLVCGKSFSQSGSVTTHQRTHTKKQLYKCMEFGPSFNLD; encoded by the coding sequence GTGATGGGAAGGATAATGAGATTTATGAGGAGCCACCTTTGGATTCGTTGAAAACAATCAAGCATGaagtggggggaaatacatttGGAAATCAAAGGACATCAAAAAGGCAGGACAGAAAGCGGTCAAGGAATTGGAGGAAGAAATACTCTGCTTCTCCATGTTCAGACCACCCTCAACTTCCACCAGATACTGAAAGAGTGAAAAAGTGTCCAGTGTGCGGGAAAATGTTCAAAGACAAATCAACACTAAATAATCATCgcagaacccacacaggggagaaaccctataaatgcatgcaatgtggaaagggcttcagtgtGAGTGGTAACCTTACTATccatcaaagaacccacacaggagagaaaccatttaaatgtatggaatgtggaaagagcttcagtgtcaGCTGTAACCTTACTAaacatcaaagaacccacacaggggagaagccatataaatgtacggagtgtggaaagtgctttagTGATAGTGGAAGTCTCACTTCACATGAAAGGATTCACAGAGGGGAAAAACCttataaatgtatggaatgtggaaaaggCTTCTGTGTGAGCAATAGCCTTATTGCACATCAAATaatccacactggggagaaaccatataaatgtatggagtgtggaaagtgcttcagccaatgtgcaaacctaaatacacatcagagaacccacacaggcgagaaaccatataaatgtagggagtgtggaaagtgcttcaccCAGAGCGTAAATCTAAAAACACATgaaagaactcacacaggagacaaaCCATATAAATGCTTACTGTGTGGAAAGTGCTTCCATGGCAGTGGAAGCCTTACTAAACATAAAAAAATGCACACTATGGAGAAACCgtataaatgcatggaatgtggaaaaggCTTCAGTGTGAGTGGTAGCCTTACTCtacatcaaagaatccacactggggagaaaccatataaatgtatggagtgtggaaagtgcttcagccaAAGTGCAAACcttaaaacacatcaaacaacccatacaggagagaaaccttataaatgtgtggagtgtggaaagagcttcattaatAGCGAAAAGCTTAGttcacatcaaagaactcacacaggggagaagccatttaaatgcatggagtgtggaaaatgtTTTAGCCAGAGTGCACACGTTAAtacacatcaaagaactcacacaggggagaaaccatataaatgcttaATGTGTGGGAAATGCTTCCATGATAGTGGAAACCTTACTAaacatcaaagaacccacacaggggagaaaccttataaatgcatgatatgtggaaagagctttagtgtGAGCAGCACCCTTACTTCACATCagagaactcacacaggagagaaaccatataaatgcttagtgtgtgggaaaagcttcagtcagagtggaagtGTTACTACccatcaaagaacccacacaaAGAAACAACTATATAAATGCATGGAGTTTGGACCAAGCTTCAATCTTGATTGA